Proteins from one Sulfurovum sp. TSL1 genomic window:
- a CDS encoding response regulator transcription factor translates to MRILLLEDDQILCDSLKEFLELEGYHIDVAHRGPEVFDLTFTHKYDLYILDVNVPEVDGFDVLSALKDAGDETPAIYITALTDINSISKGFAIGAEDYIKKPFDPEELLIRIKRKYQQEDELLSLNDITYNPVTRVLQKAGQTIGLGEVQQNIFHALMTSQNKIVESYRLMDFLEQPTANALRVNLAKLKNKLGIEIKNIRGKGYMIEKV, encoded by the coding sequence ATGAGAATACTATTACTTGAAGATGACCAGATTTTATGCGATAGCCTGAAAGAGTTCCTGGAACTGGAAGGGTATCATATAGATGTGGCACATCGCGGACCCGAAGTATTTGACCTTACGTTTACCCACAAGTATGACCTGTACATTTTAGATGTGAATGTACCCGAGGTCGATGGGTTTGATGTGCTCTCAGCACTCAAAGATGCTGGAGATGAAACACCTGCGATTTATATCACTGCACTTACTGACATCAACTCCATCTCCAAAGGTTTTGCTATAGGAGCGGAAGACTATATCAAAAAACCTTTTGACCCCGAAGAACTGCTGATACGCATTAAACGAAAATACCAACAAGAGGATGAACTGCTTTCTCTGAATGATATTACGTATAATCCGGTGACAAGAGTACTGCAAAAAGCAGGACAAACCATAGGTCTTGGCGAGGTACAGCAAAATATTTTTCATGCATTGATGACATCACAAAATAAAATTGTAGAGAGTTACAGACTGATGGATTTTTTAGAACAGCCTACCGCCAACGCGCTACGTGTAAATCTTGCAAAATTAAAGAATAAATTAGGCATAGAGATCAAAAATATACGTGGGAAGGGGTATATGATTGAAAAGGTATGA
- a CDS encoding bifunctional diguanylate cyclase/phosphodiesterase, producing MLDNMHFYDFMHKQILVVIALFVGTGMGYLYMGWLYSYSFLPELLWFSFVLVLSYWGYRLHRSFLEHDLNMQQKEQWLGQLRYFLFSYFSVWTIMFLIYTSRNDIELHYVAIATQLGVTVVSATILASQKKLALFTLVTLMLPLTIYFILVGEFYSYLLAFFTIVLGGVLLYAAHNTFNYLIKSQFQAYHDALTTLGNRRYFIELLNDAMKSQKHDHQHIYLLLIDLDHFKTINDTLGHDIGDMLLCQAADRMRALSKQHHNFVSRLGGDEFCVLSTSFATEQECLHHASQFAEELLALIRESYHIEEHYLYISASIGVSIISDPKMEAGNFIKEADIAMYEAKGKGRNGIIFFNETLAKHVEWKLEIERLLHFSLQNNEITLTYQPQYNAENEIIGCEVLSRWDNETLGEVTPTEFIPISEKTGFIIELGFYILKEAFLTLKEWEEKGILLQQMSINVSMRQLFHYHFINDVKHLCDTYLSKEQRSKIVFEITETSVAEDITKLIKNMKILQNYGIRFSMDDFGTGYSSLSYLRQLPINEIKIDKSFISELHHLEEGEDKCFVETIFTIAKNLKLKIVAEGIENEEQRKFLVDQKCDILQGYYFSGPVIDEAFERLFLEAIHRKTLSSVDDFIAMI from the coding sequence ATGCTCGACAATATGCACTTTTATGATTTTATGCACAAACAGATACTTGTGGTGATCGCACTGTTTGTCGGTACCGGCATGGGGTATCTGTATATGGGGTGGCTCTACTCTTATTCGTTTCTTCCTGAACTTTTATGGTTTTCTTTTGTATTGGTACTCTCATATTGGGGATATAGATTACATAGGAGTTTCTTAGAGCATGATCTTAACATGCAGCAAAAAGAACAATGGCTTGGGCAGCTGAGATACTTTCTATTCAGTTATTTCTCTGTTTGGACGATCATGTTTCTGATCTATACATCACGCAATGATATAGAATTACATTATGTAGCCATAGCAACACAATTGGGCGTTACAGTTGTTTCGGCAACCATTTTGGCTTCACAAAAAAAGCTCGCTCTGTTTACTCTGGTCACACTGATGCTGCCTTTGACCATCTATTTTATCCTGGTAGGTGAGTTTTACAGCTATCTATTGGCTTTTTTTACGATCGTTTTAGGCGGTGTTTTGCTCTATGCCGCGCACAATACCTTTAATTATCTCATTAAAAGTCAATTCCAGGCTTATCATGATGCTTTGACGACACTCGGGAACAGACGCTATTTTATCGAACTTTTGAATGACGCTATGAAAAGCCAAAAACACGATCATCAACATATTTATCTGTTATTGATCGATCTTGATCATTTTAAGACCATTAATGATACTTTGGGCCATGATATCGGAGATATGCTGCTTTGTCAGGCAGCAGACCGTATGCGCGCTTTGAGTAAACAGCACCACAATTTTGTATCCCGTCTTGGCGGAGATGAGTTTTGTGTTCTGAGTACTTCCTTCGCAACTGAGCAGGAGTGTCTTCATCATGCCTCTCAGTTTGCAGAGGAGTTACTGGCATTGATCAGAGAAAGTTACCATATAGAAGAGCATTATTTATATATCAGTGCGAGTATCGGTGTGAGTATTATCAGTGACCCGAAGATGGAAGCCGGTAATTTTATCAAAGAAGCGGACATCGCCATGTATGAGGCCAAAGGGAAGGGAAGAAACGGCATTATCTTCTTCAATGAGACACTTGCAAAGCATGTCGAATGGAAACTTGAGATAGAACGTTTATTGCATTTCTCGCTTCAAAACAATGAAATAACATTGACCTACCAGCCACAGTACAATGCGGAGAATGAAATTATCGGTTGTGAAGTCCTTTCCCGTTGGGATAACGAAACATTGGGAGAGGTCACTCCGACTGAATTTATACCGATCTCGGAAAAAACGGGGTTCATTATAGAGTTGGGATTTTATATATTAAAAGAGGCATTTCTCACATTGAAAGAATGGGAAGAAAAGGGTATTTTGTTGCAACAGATGTCTATTAACGTCAGCATGAGACAGCTTTTTCATTATCATTTTATCAATGATGTGAAACATCTTTGTGACACCTATCTTAGCAAAGAACAACGCTCAAAGATCGTCTTTGAGATCACAGAGACTTCCGTTGCAGAAGATATCACAAAACTGATCAAAAACATGAAGATCCTTCAAAATTACGGTATTCGTTTTTCAATGGATGACTTTGGAACAGGGTACTCCTCTTTAAGTTATCTTCGACAGTTACCTATCAATGAGATCAAGATCGACAAGTCGTTTATCTCTGAATTGCATCATCTTGAAGAGGGTGAAGACAAATGTTTTGTTGAAACGATCTTTACCATCGCTAAAAACCTCAAGTTGAAGATCGTTGCCGAGGGGATTGAGAATGAAGAACAGCGCAAGTTTCTTGTAGATCAAAAATGCGATATTTTACAGGGGTATTATTTCTCAGGACCAGTGATTGATGAGGCATTTGAAAGACTCTTCCTGGAGGCAATCCATAGGAAAACTTTGAGTAGTGTTGATGATTTCATCGCTATGATATAG
- a CDS encoding peptidylprolyl isomerase: MATASARHILVNDEALCKSLKEKINAGEITFEDAAKQNSTCPSGARGGDLGRFGQGQMVPEFDRVVFNDEVGKVHGPVKTQFGYHLLEITERA; encoded by the coding sequence ATGGCAACAGCATCAGCAAGACACATATTGGTCAATGACGAAGCACTCTGTAAGAGCCTCAAAGAGAAGATAAATGCAGGGGAGATCACCTTTGAAGATGCAGCAAAGCAGAATTCCACTTGCCCTTCAGGTGCAAGAGGCGGAGATCTTGGAAGATTTGGCCAGGGACAAATGGTACCGGAGTTCGACAGAGTCGTTTTTAACGATGAGGTGGGTAAAGTACACGGTCCTGTGAAAACACAATTTGGGTACCATCTGCTTGAAATAACAGAACGTGCGTAA
- a CDS encoding HAMP domain-containing sensor histidine kinase, whose protein sequence is MKRYERESFFKSFLIFLILLEVLLAINFWNEYQIKKVEIEDKIHIEMKLCAFSLQCAGLTTDFVDKDENKEENILYQDGGFYSYFKVPTSEKYLMKVMYSKENYILRVEKLANKLYGKFLFYSVFAAFVSLLFSIYSLMPLQRALRINEEFVKDILHDFNTPISSMLINLKIFKREIGDNQKIRRLENNIQSILSLQDNLRIFLKGVPAQSERFSLKELVQDRVHYFEVLYPDVQYKMTIDKTVLETNKDAFTRILDNLLSNAGKYNSANGEVNIVLQGSSLTIQDTGKGIKHPSKVFDRYYKEQDRGIGIGLHIVKKLCDELTVPIKIHSKKNKGTKIELNLYNVLFTK, encoded by the coding sequence TTGAAAAGGTATGAGCGTGAATCATTTTTCAAAAGTTTTTTGATATTCCTGATACTTTTAGAGGTATTGCTGGCGATTAATTTTTGGAATGAATATCAAATTAAAAAGGTAGAGATAGAAGATAAAATCCATATAGAGATGAAACTGTGTGCCTTTTCCTTACAGTGTGCAGGACTCACCACAGACTTTGTGGACAAGGATGAAAACAAAGAAGAAAACATTCTGTATCAGGATGGTGGTTTTTATAGCTATTTCAAGGTGCCGACATCGGAAAAGTATTTGATGAAAGTCATGTACTCAAAAGAAAATTATATACTAAGGGTGGAAAAGTTGGCCAATAAACTGTATGGAAAGTTTTTGTTCTACTCTGTCTTCGCTGCATTTGTTTCTCTTCTTTTCTCTATCTATTCACTGATGCCACTGCAAAGAGCACTTCGCATCAATGAAGAGTTCGTCAAAGATATTCTTCATGACTTCAATACACCTATCAGTTCTATGCTTATCAACTTAAAAATTTTTAAAAGAGAGATAGGGGACAATCAAAAAATACGGAGACTTGAAAACAACATCCAAAGTATCCTCTCCTTACAGGATAATCTGCGTATTTTTCTCAAGGGGGTTCCGGCACAATCAGAAAGATTTTCACTGAAAGAGCTGGTACAGGACCGGGTACATTACTTTGAAGTACTCTACCCTGATGTGCAATATAAGATGACTATAGATAAAACGGTCTTAGAGACAAACAAAGATGCGTTTACCCGTATTTTGGACAACCTTTTAAGCAATGCCGGTAAATATAACAGTGCCAATGGGGAGGTAAATATTGTATTGCAAGGGAGCAGTTTAACGATACAGGACACAGGAAAGGGTATCAAACATCCTTCCAAAGTGTTTGATAGATATTATAAAGAACAGGACAGAGGTATAGGGATAGGATTGCACATTGTGAAAAAACTGTGTGATGAGTTAACCGTACCTATCAAGATACACAGTAAGAAAAATAAAGGGACAAAGATCGAATTGAATCTTTACAATGTGCTCTTTACCAAATAG
- a CDS encoding long-chain-fatty-acid--CoA ligase gives MDYKFSNFYELITFQARKRGKKVALFVDKEKITYSDILTAADKLAAFFAHKGVKKGDKIAFFLRNSPEFIYTIFAASKLGAVVVPINTFLKEEELTYILEDSGASVLVASALHEKVVNSSKAGHVCRLLVWEGEKRVRGEQHYTFDEALKTDLSVAHTDTALEDTAVIIYTSGTTGKPKGAMLSHKNLFSNGSSGMRHIDVTPRDRGIVFLPMFHSFTFSIAVMLPLYVGMSIVIIKSIQPFSNIFKQTLLKRVTLFFGIPDVYNALAKAKLPWYFMWFNHVRAFISGAAALQPKTLDAMAKKFKRAALLEGYGLSEASPAVSMNTLKKQKAGSVGTALYGYEIKIVDQELNEVHHGTVGDIIVKGDNVMQGYLNRPTATDETIINGWLLTGDVGYMDEEGFLFIVDRKKDLIISKGINIYPREVEEVIDRFEGVGASAVIGMLDEKHGEVPVVYIELEEGVEKLDEEGLKKYMREHLANYKIPRQIHLIQALPKNATGKVLKRALKECLASDV, from the coding sequence ATGGATTACAAGTTTAGCAACTTTTATGAACTGATCACCTTTCAGGCAAGAAAACGGGGCAAGAAAGTTGCACTCTTTGTGGATAAAGAGAAAATCACCTATAGCGATATTTTAACAGCTGCAGACAAGTTGGCTGCTTTTTTTGCGCACAAAGGGGTAAAAAAGGGTGACAAGATCGCATTTTTTTTACGTAACTCTCCGGAGTTCATCTATACGATCTTTGCCGCTTCAAAACTAGGGGCGGTTGTCGTACCGATCAACACCTTTTTGAAAGAAGAGGAACTGACGTATATTTTAGAAGACAGCGGGGCATCGGTTCTTGTAGCATCTGCACTCCACGAGAAAGTTGTCAACAGCTCTAAAGCAGGTCACGTATGTAGGTTACTGGTTTGGGAAGGGGAGAAGCGTGTCCGGGGAGAACAACACTACACTTTTGATGAAGCATTAAAAACAGACCTGTCTGTAGCCCATACAGATACTGCCTTGGAAGATACAGCAGTGATCATTTATACTTCAGGTACAACAGGAAAACCCAAAGGGGCGATGTTAAGCCATAAGAACCTCTTTTCAAACGGAAGTTCCGGGATGAGGCACATTGATGTGACACCCAGAGACAGGGGGATCGTATTTCTTCCCATGTTCCACTCTTTCACATTTTCCATCGCTGTGATGCTTCCTCTGTATGTAGGCATGAGTATCGTGATCATCAAATCGATACAGCCTTTTTCCAACATCTTTAAACAGACGCTGTTAAAACGGGTGACACTCTTTTTTGGTATTCCCGATGTCTATAATGCTTTAGCCAAAGCGAAACTTCCATGGTATTTTATGTGGTTTAACCATGTACGTGCATTTATATCAGGGGCAGCAGCGCTGCAGCCTAAAACACTGGATGCGATGGCAAAGAAATTTAAACGGGCAGCGCTGCTGGAAGGGTACGGACTGAGCGAAGCAAGCCCTGCTGTCAGTATGAATACGTTAAAAAAACAAAAAGCGGGATCCGTAGGTACGGCACTCTATGGGTATGAGATAAAGATCGTGGATCAAGAGTTGAATGAGGTGCATCATGGAACTGTCGGAGATATCATTGTCAAAGGTGATAATGTGATGCAGGGGTATTTGAACCGTCCTACCGCGACCGATGAGACCATCATTAACGGGTGGCTGCTTACGGGTGACGTAGGATATATGGATGAGGAAGGGTTTCTGTTTATCGTAGATAGAAAAAAAGATCTCATTATTTCAAAAGGCATCAATATCTATCCCCGTGAGGTAGAAGAGGTCATAGACAGGTTTGAGGGAGTAGGTGCATCGGCAGTGATCGGCATGCTTGATGAGAAGCATGGTGAAGTCCCTGTCGTCTATATAGAACTTGAAGAGGGTGTAGAGAAGCTTGATGAAGAGGGGTTAAAAAAATATATGAGAGAACACCTGGCAAATTATAAAATACCCAGACAGATCCATCTGATTCAGGCACTCCCTAAAAATGCCACGGGTAAAGTACTGAAAAGAGCACTCAAAGAGTGTCTAGCAAGTGATGTGTGA
- a CDS encoding PTS glucose transporter subunit IIA, whose protein sequence is MFGFLKRKIREIKSPVDGQVVALESVQDDVFSQKLVGDGVAIIPMSDVFSAPIDGKITKIFSTNHAYSIKSTKDLEVMVHIGLETVALEGKGFERLANEGDEVKAGDPIIRVDLSYIREHAKDIITPVIISEESDVKSIDKRLNIVKSQDIIMEVN, encoded by the coding sequence ATGTTCGGATTTTTAAAACGTAAAATAAGAGAGATAAAGTCACCTGTTGATGGACAGGTCGTAGCACTTGAAAGTGTGCAGGATGATGTCTTTTCACAAAAACTTGTAGGTGACGGTGTAGCGATCATCCCTATGTCAGATGTGTTCAGTGCTCCCATAGACGGGAAGATCACAAAAATATTTTCTACGAACCATGCCTATAGCATTAAAAGTACAAAAGATCTAGAGGTCATGGTACACATCGGTTTGGAGACTGTGGCACTTGAAGGCAAAGGTTTTGAACGCCTTGCCAACGAAGGAGACGAGGTGAAAGCAGGAGATCCTATTATCCGTGTTGACCTGTCCTACATTCGTGAGCATGCCAAAGATATCATCACGCCGGTGATCATTTCTGAGGAGAGTGATGTGAAAAGTATCGATAAACGATTGAATATCGTAAAAAGCCAAGATATCATTATGGAGGTGAACTAA
- the nagA gene encoding N-acetylglucosamine-6-phosphate deacetylase, which yields MKAILNGKILHDDKIVEDKVLLFDHKIVNIVEEADLTGIETIDAKGAYISAGFIDLHIHGSGGADVMDATPDALETISSTLLQTGTTSFLATTMTMSSRAIDKALQNIQLHGDRVSGAKLIGIHLEGPFINAEKHGAQDKAYVQPPNMALIENYMNEVKMITLAPEIEGSEHFVKQLTNEYPHIILSIGHSDASYEESRESFAWGISHATHLFNAMNPYHHRKPGIVGAVLDSDVTCDMIADLVHTHPSTLELVQKIKKEKLILITDAMRAGCMKCGIYDLGGQRVEVSEGKAVLEDGTLAGSVLKMNEALSNMKEHTSMDLVEIINAVTKSPARKMGIPKGELREGYDADIVIFDENFSIISTLVNGEVKYRR from the coding sequence ATGAAAGCCATCCTCAATGGAAAGATATTGCATGATGACAAGATCGTCGAAGATAAGGTACTTTTGTTTGATCATAAGATCGTCAATATCGTAGAAGAAGCAGATCTTACAGGTATTGAAACGATCGATGCCAAGGGTGCTTACATCAGTGCAGGCTTTATCGATCTGCATATACATGGAAGCGGTGGCGCAGATGTGATGGATGCTACACCGGATGCCTTGGAAACGATCTCTTCGACCCTGCTTCAAACAGGGACCACTTCGTTTTTGGCCACGACCATGACAATGTCAAGTAGGGCTATTGACAAGGCTTTACAAAACATACAGCTGCATGGCGATAGGGTCAGCGGTGCGAAGCTGATTGGCATTCATCTTGAAGGTCCCTTTATCAATGCAGAGAAACATGGTGCACAAGACAAAGCCTATGTTCAACCACCGAACATGGCACTGATAGAAAACTATATGAACGAAGTAAAAATGATCACACTGGCACCTGAAATAGAGGGTAGTGAGCATTTTGTAAAGCAGTTGACAAATGAGTATCCTCATATTATCCTCAGTATCGGGCATTCTGATGCAAGTTATGAAGAGAGCCGGGAGAGTTTTGCCTGGGGTATCTCTCATGCCACCCATCTCTTTAATGCCATGAACCCTTATCATCATAGAAAACCCGGCATCGTAGGTGCCGTACTTGACTCGGATGTGACCTGTGACATGATCGCCGACCTGGTACATACCCACCCGTCGACACTTGAACTGGTACAGAAGATCAAAAAGGAGAAGCTTATTCTTATTACCGATGCGATGCGGGCAGGTTGTATGAAATGCGGCATCTATGATCTGGGTGGACAGCGTGTTGAGGTCAGTGAAGGCAAGGCGGTACTTGAAGACGGTACGCTTGCGGGTTCTGTACTGAAGATGAATGAAGCATTGTCAAATATGAAGGAACATACCTCTATGGACCTTGTCGAGATCATCAATGCGGTGACAAAGAGTCCTGCGAGAAAAATGGGGATACCTAAAGGTGAATTACGGGAAGGCTATGATGCAGATATAGTCATCTTTGATGAAAATTTCAGTATCATATCAACCCTAGTGAACGGTGAAGTAAAGTATAGAAGGTAG
- the nfo gene encoding deoxyribonuclease IV: MTKYVGAHVSASGGVDNAPLNAMAIGAKAFALFTKNQRQWVAKSLETKTIDAFHQNLEASGILPKHILPHDSYLINLGHPEADKLEKSRDAFIDELERCRILGLDRLNFHPGSHLTKIPKKDPEYHDKLMHAELQCLDVIAESLNRAIEATKDSNVKLVIENTAGQGSNLGYKFEHLAHIIDKVENKSRVGVCIDTCHMFTAGYDIRTRETYDETWSSFDKVVGREYLMGMHINDSKPKLGSRVDRHDSLGQGEIGWDAFKFIMNDPRMDDIPLVLETIDESIWAQEITALYGLVEA; this comes from the coding sequence ATGACAAAATATGTCGGTGCACATGTAAGTGCAAGCGGAGGTGTAGATAATGCACCACTCAATGCAATGGCCATAGGAGCGAAAGCCTTTGCACTTTTTACGAAAAACCAAAGACAATGGGTTGCAAAATCCTTAGAGACAAAAACGATAGATGCATTTCATCAAAATCTTGAGGCTTCTGGTATCTTGCCTAAACACATTTTACCGCATGACTCTTACCTTATCAATCTGGGACATCCTGAAGCAGACAAACTCGAAAAATCAAGAGATGCCTTTATTGATGAGTTGGAACGTTGCCGTATCCTGGGGCTTGACAGGCTTAATTTCCACCCGGGATCGCATTTGACTAAGATCCCTAAAAAAGACCCTGAATACCATGACAAGCTCATGCACGCAGAGCTGCAGTGTCTTGATGTGATAGCAGAATCCTTAAATAGAGCCATAGAAGCGACAAAAGATTCCAATGTCAAACTGGTCATAGAAAATACCGCAGGACAGGGATCCAATCTTGGGTATAAGTTTGAACATTTGGCACACATCATAGATAAGGTAGAGAATAAAAGCCGGGTAGGCGTTTGTATCGATACCTGTCATATGTTCACAGCAGGATATGATATCCGTACGAGAGAGACCTATGATGAAACATGGAGCAGTTTTGATAAAGTCGTAGGAAGAGAGTATCTTATGGGTATGCATATCAATGATTCCAAACCGAAGTTGGGTTCAAGAGTGGACAGGCATGACTCGTTAGGTCAGGGAGAGATCGGATGGGATGCTTTTAAATTCATTATGAATGACCCGCGTATGGATGACATACCCCTTGTCCTGGAGACGATCGATGAATCGATCTGGGCGCAGGAGATCACTGCACTTTACGGGTTGGTCGAAGCATAA
- a CDS encoding PTS transporter subunit EIIC: protein MFNLLQRIGKALMTPIAVLPVAALLLRLGFGDIFDGQIALIMKSAGEAIFSHLDLLFGIGIAYGLAKNNDGAAALSGAIGVLIAKAVYLSIDKEVNMGVFVGIIIGVLAGTLYNRYHDIKLPEFLGFFGGKRFVPIVTAVAAIGVGVLAGYFWHFAQSGIDAFSNTIIGLHETGTFIYGTLNRLLIPLGLHHILNSVFWFQLGEYTYLKEGVEVVANGDLHRFFAGDKTAGVYMSGFYLIMMFGLPAMAYAIYLNTPKRHRKKVGAILAGVAFTSFLTGITEPLEFLFLFVAPPLFVLHALLTGLALATAQMLDIHAGFGFSAGFIDYVINYKLATNPLLLLPLGAVFSLLYFVTSYYTIKRFKLNIFEEMIEEQTVESDEETKAFIAALGGEENIIHTDACITRLRMQVHDSSLLSDDALIRLGAKGVIRPDRRSVQVVLGTKAERVAEKIKAFLRRR, encoded by the coding sequence ATGTTTAATTTACTTCAACGCATAGGGAAGGCACTGATGACCCCTATTGCAGTCCTCCCTGTGGCTGCACTTCTGCTTCGTTTGGGTTTTGGTGATATCTTTGACGGCCAAATAGCCCTGATCATGAAGAGTGCGGGAGAGGCGATCTTTTCTCATCTTGATCTCCTTTTTGGTATAGGAATTGCCTATGGACTGGCTAAGAACAATGATGGTGCCGCAGCACTCTCAGGTGCGATAGGAGTACTTATCGCCAAAGCAGTCTATCTCAGTATTGACAAAGAGGTGAACATGGGTGTCTTTGTAGGTATCATCATCGGTGTACTTGCCGGTACACTCTATAACCGCTATCATGACATCAAACTGCCGGAATTTTTAGGCTTCTTTGGGGGGAAACGTTTTGTACCTATCGTTACTGCTGTTGCTGCCATAGGCGTCGGTGTGCTTGCCGGATACTTCTGGCACTTTGCGCAAAGCGGTATCGATGCATTTTCAAATACCATCATAGGATTGCATGAGACAGGGACCTTCATCTACGGCACACTCAACCGTCTGCTTATCCCTTTGGGACTGCACCATATACTCAATTCTGTGTTCTGGTTCCAGCTGGGGGAGTACACCTATCTCAAAGAGGGCGTGGAAGTGGTGGCCAATGGGGACCTCCATCGTTTTTTTGCCGGTGATAAAACTGCAGGGGTCTATATGTCTGGGTTTTATCTCATCATGATGTTCGGTCTGCCTGCCATGGCCTATGCCATCTACCTGAATACCCCGAAACGCCACCGTAAAAAAGTCGGAGCTATTTTGGCGGGTGTGGCCTTTACCTCATTTCTCACAGGGATCACAGAGCCTCTGGAGTTCCTCTTTTTGTTCGTGGCCCCTCCGCTCTTTGTTTTACATGCACTACTGACCGGTCTGGCACTGGCAACGGCACAGATGTTGGACATTCATGCAGGATTCGGGTTTTCGGCAGGCTTCATAGATTACGTGATCAACTATAAACTTGCTACAAACCCACTGCTTCTCCTCCCTTTGGGAGCAGTGTTCTCACTTCTCTATTTTGTCACTTCCTACTACACGATCAAACGCTTTAAACTCAATATCTTTGAAGAGATGATAGAAGAGCAAACAGTCGAATCGGATGAGGAGACGAAAGCATTTATTGCTGCTTTGGGAGGGGAAGAAAATATTATTCATACCGATGCATGTATCACCAGATTGCGTATGCAGGTACATGATAGCTCGTTGCTTAGTGATGATGCCCTGATACGTTTAGGTGCAAAAGGTGTCATTCGTCCGGATAGACGCAGTGTCCAAGTGGTATTGGGGACGAAAGCAGAGCGTGTCGCTGAGAAGATAAAAGCATTCTTACGAAGAAGGTAA